The Dysidea avara chromosome 11, odDysAvar1.4, whole genome shotgun sequence genome includes the window AAACCGGACTCGGTGATTCAATTGTGTTGATTGATGACTAATTATAAGTGCTAATTATAAGTGCAGTGGGCGCACTTTGTAAACTATCTTTGGAGCTTCTAAGTTCTAAATAcagaaagaagtgatatctaagccAAAATTAAGGCACTGCTGGAAAAGTAGCTTTTCTAATGATGCAGTCTTTCCctcaaagaaagaaaaaaaaaacagcaaagccggctgtgaaaaagggtgtgacCCCCGAAAAATCCAGGCGAAAAGCTATAAAAAttacaagaaatggctgcaatgatattagcTAGTGCCAATCATGACAGCATTTAAAATTGATTGATATacatcatcacagccattgATTGGCCACCatgcacctttgatttcacaacttttcatcATGAGCAGAGCCAtgcacaccctttttcacagcttgcatGGTTGGTTTGGCATAGAATTTGACATACATATCTATTTAACGCATACTTTCTGTTTGATATACGTAGCTATCTACATAGCCAGCTAATATTAGATACCAATTCAAAAAGGACTTGATGAACTCAGGATCTTTGGCATAGGATGACTGAACAACCAGCAGAAGATACTGCATTAATACAATCACAGGAGCAGCCACTTCATACTGGCTGGCTTGAAAATTATGGTCAGTCAATCATACAGGCAGCTGTTAGTGCATATTGAATTGTTGAACTGATCGATGAATAATTGAATAAGTGTATAATGAACGATTATTctgttctgtgaatgctatatAGCCCACTAAGGGCCAAAGgtttaaagcctgtgaatacagggagtcagaaacgtGTAAGTAAAacgtgaagaatgcagaaaaaattaaattattaattaaaagggtgtttttgtgcattgcattATATAAACTACCTAtatattcaataaaatggcaagtgaATTTTCTATTTCAGTGAACCTTAAGTACAATGTCTACAAAATAGGTGATCCTTACAGAAATTACAACCTTGTGCAATGCATGCAtactaactatagctagctgaatCAATGTAGCATCTCTTATTATGTACTGAAGTTGTGTATAAATTTTGGTTAGGTGGATTTTATGGTATTCCACTCTTTCAGTCATGGCGTGATGTGTGGGTATCATTAGACAAAATGGGGGAAATATTTCGAGTATACTCAGATGAACCAACAGAATCTGGCACAAGACCTACAACCAGCTTTTTTATCAATCGTCTGGCATTTGCTAAAGATCGTGATGATGAAGCCATCCCATTTTCTGACTGGCCAGTTGATGTGGACAAGAGCAGGTGCTTTGTAGTAGCCACTCATGGAAGTGCATACTACTTCATAGCAAAAactgaagaagaaaagatgtgAGTATTATACCATATatataggtatatatatatgttcacTTATTATTGCACTATCAAATACGTAGCTAGACACTGCATGGTGGCATTCAAATATTCTTTGATTACAACTATATATCCATGATGTATAAGTTGCACAGTGTTCATGATATTATTATACagactacataattatgtcatgtactataaattattatactgAGTGTATAtgcagcacagctgatatgttCACAAAATATTCTTTTTGCACAATGAAATGCTGACTCCTTGCTTCCATTAGCTATATGAATATTATGCACAAGCTATGCCAGTGGGATTAGCTACTTTTTGATAAACAATATACACTGCTAAAGGGAGGGGCCAAGTCAAAGCACTTGTAAAAGTTCTGTATAAATATTTTCAACTGGATACAGAAACCAGATTTACAACTAAGCCATTATAATAGTCAGGCCATGCATTGATAATTACTATATTGCTTGTtcctgtcacccagcacctgcatgcattataattatattttgaAGGCTTTCATCATATTTGGCTATTTAACTAGTGTCATAACTCAGATAAATTGTTAGGTTATGAGATTGGTTTGTATCTTAGTGTTAGGAGTCATTCTATTAAGctcttaaaaataattttgaggTGTTTACACCACACTATAGTGCTGTCACTGTGCATATCTACTGAATGTAACTAGATCACCAGCATAGAATTTTTATATAGTGTTTGGAAATTTGTGAGATTTTATCAAATTATAGCAGTTGGAAAATTTCTTATAACTAATTAAAATTGTAAAGCAAGTTGTATGTGATTTGCAAGAGGGTTTCGGCCCGAGTGAGAAAAGTGATGCCTCAGTTTTGTTTTACGTCCGTATGTTAATACTCCATCATTCTACACCTCCTGTTCAATCATTCCCTAATGGCTAGCCTTCAGTGCATGGCTTACTATATTACTCATGTTGTATAGCTATATGCCTGTGTAGTTCCATTTCATAACTTTGTGTTCTGTTCTTTACTACTGAATATGTCTGTACTTTATGTATTATTATATAGTGAATGGCTAAAGAAGATCAATGCTGCTAAGGGAATATTTGCACCAGATGATGAAACTGATCCAGGAGAGAAAGATCAAATCTTCCATGGCGGCTGGCTGAACAAATGTGGTTAGTTATTAAAATGTTGTTGTAAATGTGTTATTGTAAAGCACAATGTTGCCTTTAATGTATGTGTATGAACTTGCCAATATCCTGTTTTTTTATCAAATTACTTAAAGTCCTTTGATAGTAGCTTTACCATCCTCAGTTTCATACCATTTATAATACCAGATCATCAGGTTCCAAACTTTATCACAAGTTTTCTTGTACTAACTCTCTCAATAATTCTTGCTTTCACAGATTACCCAGATTATGGAACTCTCTCCCAGTGATTAACATCTCCCTCCCTATTTATCAAATCAAGAAAAAGCTAAAAACATAtctttggaatcattttgttacaAACTTTGATGTACTCAAACAATAATTGTACCCTCCATTATTTGTGTCCCTGTTTCAAGTGCTCTTAACTCTCCTGTCCTGttaatttaatgttttaatgtcattgtatatagctacataagtgTCTTTGTATGTTGTTACATATACACCCATAcagtagttaagtaattaagtaatcaGTAATTGTAGGTGATTAGTTTGGGCAGATGGCACTGATCCTCACCACCACCCATATTTTTGTACCCAACAATTCTGTTGTAATCTTGATGCATTTTtggtgttgtaaagcaataataaataaaacgaaaaaatatatagctacagttatCTTTTCCACAAAAGTCTATTGAAACACTTAAAGTTTGTCACTATTTTTCCCAGTATGGACTAAAACCTCTTAATCTGACTAATATAGAATCTCCAACACTACAGCATATAGGAAATATATAGGTTCTTGCTGTGGTGTGCATATatacatcaggggcggatccagacttttaaaaaggggggttccattttggaattgcaacttcagcctagctgtaagttgaagaccaaaaaaaaaacaaaggtcatcacctgcaatagctgcccctcaccatagatgccctcaccagctacatttccttatttataactgtatacatagcttgctacactgcttctcaaAAGactaaggtgactgctctattagagtatctcgatttgactgctctattagagtatctcgagtaagagaggctccttcaaaaggggggttccatgcaaccctttgaacccccctggatccgcccctataCATGTTTGTATGCTTACAGAGTGCATGTTGGCTGGCCCAAATACTATAAAGCTGTAAGTGATTGTTGTCTGCAGTGGTCAAGTCaacaaattataattatataggtgGAATTGGTGGTATTCAACCTGGTAGAACATGGCATCACGTGTGGGTATCATTAAACAATTCATGGGAAATGTTAAAAATATACCCAGACAAGCCTCCAGAATCCAGCAAGTTGTCATTAACTGAATCCAACAAGCTGACATTCACAAGTGGAAGATTTTTCATGAATTATATGTTGTCTGTGAAGGAAAGAAGTGATGAAGATGCATCATTCTCATGGCCAGATGGTGTTGATACAAACAGATGCTTTGTGGTCACTGCACTTGAGAATTCATTCTATTTTATAGCAGAAACAGAAGAAGATAAACAGTAAGGGCAAATAAATCATTGTATTACACTGCATGATGTACTTGCTCATTTTAATAGTACATGGGTGGAAAAAATTAGTCAAGGTATAGAAAAGGTATGTAGACATATTACAAGTACAGAATCTATAGATTAAATAACATAGAAATATTATTGTTAACtcctatatattatatatgtacatgtgcagtTTCCAGATATGCAACCAACCATCTTGGAATTCATACTGCATGAGCCACCACTGACAGACACCATATGTACACAAACAGATCAACCACTGGATCCAGAGAAACCTTTGTATGCTGGCTGGCTTAAAAAACTTGGTATGTAGAATTTTGTTATGCATTGAGTTtctatttgttttatacaacTATATGCCTGATAGGTGGAAGATTAGGTATACCACTCTTTCAAAAATGGCGTAAAGTGTGGGTATCCTTAGACAAAATGGGGAAAATGTTTCAAGTATACTCAGATGAACCAACAGAACCTGGCACAAGACCTAAGACCAGCTTTTTCATCAATCGTCTGGCATTTGTTAAAGATCGTGATGATGAAACCATCTCATTTTCTGACTGGCCAGTTGATGTGGATGAGAGGAGGTGCTTTGTAGTAGCCACTCATGGAAGTACATATTACTTCATAGCAAAAACTGAGGAAGAAAAGAAGTAAATATATTTTGTTGGTTTGGTAGTGAACTGAATATAATTCATTTCAATAGCAAATGGCTCATGAGCATCAGCACAGCTAAAACAACGGTCAGCATTTTGATAATAGCTTCAGTATACAGTTATATAGCATGCCTTTATACATGCAGTTTGTGAATAGCCAACCCACTGCAGAGGATGAAGAACACAGTGACTTGGACAGCAGTGTATCATCAGAGGTTAGCCAATTACTATTGTACACTTTACCTCTCATGTTATAACAAAAAATAGGATTAGGAGCCAGCAACGCCAGCAACTAGTATAACTTACAGTGATTAACTAAAGCAGTTAACAGTTGTACTTTATAATGCAACTTATATATTTATCCCTTTAAAACTttaaacatatatacatatatgtaactTCATTGTTTTATAGCATAGCTATACTGCCTATATGTTACATGCTATTAGTTTATATAGAAGTACATATATTTGTGCTGTGAAGCATAATATACATAGTTAATGTATACAGAACCCTAATGAACATGCATTGCTGTTAAGGCTGCAGACACATTGAAATACAGAGACTCTGTAGCTATTgctgtatatacatatgtacaaactattaTGGTTTAAATTTATTTGTAAAAA containing:
- the LOC136239072 gene encoding uncharacterized protein — protein: MTEQPAEDTALIQSQEQPLHTGWLENYGGFYGIPLFQSWRDVWVSLDKMGEIFRVYSDEPTESGTRPTTSFFINRLAFAKDRDDEAIPFSDWPVDVDKSRCFVVATHGSAYYFIAKTEEEKIEWLKKINAAKGIFAPDDETDPGEKDQIFHGGWLNKCGGIGGIQPGRTWHHVWVSLNNSWEMLKIYPDKPPESSKLSLTESNKLTFTSGRFFMNYMLSVKERSDEDASFSWPDGVDTNRCFVVTALENSFYFIAETEEDKHTWVEKISQGIEKFPDMQPTILEFILHEPPLTDTICTQTDQPLDPEKPLYAGWLKKLGGRLGIPLFQKWRKVWVSLDKMGKMFQVYSDEPTEPGTRPKTSFFINRLAFVKDRDDETISFSDWPVDVDERRCFVVATHGSTYYFIAKTEEEKNKWLMSISTAKTTFVNSQPTAEDEEHSDLDSSVSSED